One part of the Stigmatopora argus isolate UIUO_Sarg chromosome 8, RoL_Sarg_1.0, whole genome shotgun sequence genome encodes these proteins:
- the mfsd8l1 gene encoding major facilitator superfamily domain-containing protein 8 isoform X1 — protein sequence MDYGRKKKLTFFTIGLIFLLSGVEYAVILPTIWKYLQTLEAPSYFLGLTLSAFSLSGLLSGPLFGHWSDKTRTTKKIILFANLFEIVGNFMYFMGFSKWLLLSSRLVAGIGTGAGSSIFGFLTRSTAPEDRSAVFAAAMVCRQVGLLVGPAFNIFLRLCDFSLGPFVVNTFTAPGLFMCFLWILLQFAVVFMYWDLPPVERGKKTLENKNSNTENEQGIGKEEEEEEEEEEEEEEEEEEEEGDNEADDEVKPLMRSHELAGSYGSLVAADSHRNSTAATPDGTSNEITPYSEASVSPESPSPFKNFSPTREFLREEVVVLLAAQFITLFNQTALETMVTPLTQKYFNYGELENSLMYCFCGVEVIAGFLFVRWLSRRFAERVILAVGLSICNISCVWCLIFLANPLGDFPWQLTEFVIGVFLQVLGLPFVAVAQVSLFSKVTSEKTQGFSQGVRRSVGGLATILGPLWAGGLTDNMYIMMGVMMVLLVLLTMMLAFSYKRLVEPSREEEAESGDSC from the exons ATGGATTATGGACGGAAAAAGAAGCTGACATTTTTCACCATTGGCCTTATATTTCTTTTGAGCGGCGTGGAATATG CTGTGATACTCCCCACTATATGGAAGTATTTGCAAACATTGGAGGCACCGTCGTACTTTCTTGGTTTGACCCTATCTGCATTCAGTCTCAGTGGCCTCCTGTCAGGACCACTGTTTGGCCACTGGTCCGACAAAACGCGAACCACCAAGAAGATAATCTTGTTTGCCAACCTTTTTGAGATTGTGG GGAACTTCATGTACTTCATGGGCTTTTCAAAATGGCTCCTTCTGTCAAGCAGACTGGTGGCAG GCATAGGCACAGGGGCTGGATCTTCAATCTTTGGTTTCCTAACCAGAAGCACAGCCCCAGAAGATCGGTCTGCTGTGTTCGCCGCTGCTATGGTATGTCGACAAGTGGGCCTTCTAGTTG GTCCAGCGTTTAACATTTTCTTGAGACTGTGTGATTTCAGTCTGGGTCCCTTTGTGGTCAATACATTCACTGCACCAGGG TTATTCATGTGTTTTTTGTGGATTCTCCTTCAATTTGCTGTGGTCTTCATGTACTGGGATCTCCCTCCTGTGGAGAGGGGAAAGAAGACTCTTGAAAACAAGAATAGTAACACAGAGAATGAACAGGGGATCgggaaagaggaagaggaagaggaagaggaagaggaagaggaagaggaagaggaagaggaagaggaaggagaTAATGAAGCAGATGATGAAGTAAAGCCACTAATGCGATCCCATGAGCTGGCCGGTTCCTACGGCTCTCTGGTTGCCGCTGATTCACACCGGAATAGCACAGCTGCTACACCTGATGGTACCTCGAATGAAATTACTCCATATTCGGAGGCATCCGTTTCCCCCGAGTCCCCAAGTCCCTTTAAGAACTTCAGTCCTACAAGAG AGTTCCTCAGAGAAGAGGTGGTTGTACTGCTGGCTGCTCAATTCATCACTCTCTTTAATCAGACAGCGTTGGAG ACAATGGTGACACCACTGACCCAAAAGTACTTCAACTACGGAGAGTTGGAGAACAGCCTCATGTACTGTTTCTGCGGTGTGGAAGTGATTGCTGGTTTCCTTTTTGTGCGATGGCTGAGCAGGCGTTTTGCTGAGCGAGTGATTCTTGCTGTCGGCCTTAGCATTTGCAACATTTCCTGTGTCTGGTGCCTCATCTTCCTGGCAAACCCACTAG GTGATTTCCCATGGCAGCTGACAGAGTTTGTCATAGGTGTATTTCTGCAAGTTCTGGGTCTGCCATTTGTAGCTGTGGCCCAGGTTTCACTCTTCTCCAAAGTcacttctgaaaaaacacaag GTTTCAGTCAAGGCGTGCGTCGCTCAGTCGGAGGTCTCGCAACTATTCTGGGCCCGCTGTGGGCTGGTGGCCTCACTGACAACATGTATATTATGATGGGTGTGATGATGGTGCTGCTAGTGCTGCTAACG atGATGCTAGCCTTCTCTTACAAGCGACTGGTTGAACCTTCTCGAGAGGAAGAAGCTGAGAGTGGAGACAGCTGTTGA
- the mfsd8l1 gene encoding uncharacterized protein mfsd8l1 isoform X2: protein MAPSVKQTGGRLVLDMFYSGIGTGAGSSIFGFLTRSTAPEDRSAVFAAAMVCRQVGLLVGPAFNIFLRLCDFSLGPFVVNTFTAPGLFMCFLWILLQFAVVFMYWDLPPVERGKKTLENKNSNTENEQGIGKEEEEEEEEEEEEEEEEEEEEGDNEADDEVKPLMRSHELAGSYGSLVAADSHRNSTAATPDGTSNEITPYSEASVSPESPSPFKNFSPTREFLREEVVVLLAAQFITLFNQTALETMVTPLTQKYFNYGELENSLMYCFCGVEVIAGFLFVRWLSRRFAERVILAVGLSICNISCVWCLIFLANPLGDFPWQLTEFVIGVFLQVLGLPFVAVAQVSLFSKVTSEKTQGFSQGVRRSVGGLATILGPLWAGGLTDNMYIMMGVMMVLLVLLTMMLAFSYKRLVEPSREEEAESGDSC from the exons ATGGCTCCTTCTGTCAAGCAGACTGGTGGCAG ACTTGTGTTGGACATGTTCTATTCAGGCATAGGCACAGGGGCTGGATCTTCAATCTTTGGTTTCCTAACCAGAAGCACAGCCCCAGAAGATCGGTCTGCTGTGTTCGCCGCTGCTATGGTATGTCGACAAGTGGGCCTTCTAGTTG GTCCAGCGTTTAACATTTTCTTGAGACTGTGTGATTTCAGTCTGGGTCCCTTTGTGGTCAATACATTCACTGCACCAGGG TTATTCATGTGTTTTTTGTGGATTCTCCTTCAATTTGCTGTGGTCTTCATGTACTGGGATCTCCCTCCTGTGGAGAGGGGAAAGAAGACTCTTGAAAACAAGAATAGTAACACAGAGAATGAACAGGGGATCgggaaagaggaagaggaagaggaagaggaagaggaagaggaagaggaagaggaagaggaagaggaaggagaTAATGAAGCAGATGATGAAGTAAAGCCACTAATGCGATCCCATGAGCTGGCCGGTTCCTACGGCTCTCTGGTTGCCGCTGATTCACACCGGAATAGCACAGCTGCTACACCTGATGGTACCTCGAATGAAATTACTCCATATTCGGAGGCATCCGTTTCCCCCGAGTCCCCAAGTCCCTTTAAGAACTTCAGTCCTACAAGAG AGTTCCTCAGAGAAGAGGTGGTTGTACTGCTGGCTGCTCAATTCATCACTCTCTTTAATCAGACAGCGTTGGAG ACAATGGTGACACCACTGACCCAAAAGTACTTCAACTACGGAGAGTTGGAGAACAGCCTCATGTACTGTTTCTGCGGTGTGGAAGTGATTGCTGGTTTCCTTTTTGTGCGATGGCTGAGCAGGCGTTTTGCTGAGCGAGTGATTCTTGCTGTCGGCCTTAGCATTTGCAACATTTCCTGTGTCTGGTGCCTCATCTTCCTGGCAAACCCACTAG GTGATTTCCCATGGCAGCTGACAGAGTTTGTCATAGGTGTATTTCTGCAAGTTCTGGGTCTGCCATTTGTAGCTGTGGCCCAGGTTTCACTCTTCTCCAAAGTcacttctgaaaaaacacaag GTTTCAGTCAAGGCGTGCGTCGCTCAGTCGGAGGTCTCGCAACTATTCTGGGCCCGCTGTGGGCTGGTGGCCTCACTGACAACATGTATATTATGATGGGTGTGATGATGGTGCTGCTAGTGCTGCTAACG atGATGCTAGCCTTCTCTTACAAGCGACTGGTTGAACCTTCTCGAGAGGAAGAAGCTGAGAGTGGAGACAGCTGTTGA